A window from Lytechinus pictus isolate F3 Inbred chromosome 9, Lp3.0, whole genome shotgun sequence encodes these proteins:
- the LOC129268732 gene encoding gamma-butyrobetaine dioxygenase-like — MALSTLRSAASRLTLSSSLRSVLPRAQVTTSAAVVTNTPLQQPRWKCTDCGKNCGLCNKVSTFKPVVRHAHAQPKTAITTADEIATIVRNPDKDWFEIMWKDGFKGKYPYVWLRDNCRCPDCYYPSCHQRSVLMYNMDPNVKPVTEELKDGGRVFEVKWTDDHVSPFPAEWLKMHRFDKTDFDLVRKIKKVSWGSEFTDKIPSFDYKDVINEDQALYEWMESLVKWGLVLVRNAPHDDMNVQNICDRVGYERFTCYGSDFRVENIFESSSLGFTTAALGLHLDLPYYDYRPGVQFLHCLRQCEVKGGESQFVDAKRVAETLKAEEPEWYEYMTKVKLDFRLLGIDYIDSHLQHARNLIELDENGDFSTLAYNDQTRSPYMNVPVEEVSKIYKALKKFNDFLYRKENFIDYKLQPGEIVAFDNNRVMHGRSAYTVKFVDGEDHSRLLIGGFLDWDEIHSRMRLVDERMHGTPRL; from the exons ATGGCACTTTCAACACTCCGTTCCGCTGCATCACGCTTAACCCTCTCATCCTCGCTCCGAAGTGTGTTACCGCGTGCACAGGTGACCACATCGGCGGCAGTTGTCACGAACACGCCGTTACAGCAGCCTCGGTGGAAATG CACGGACTGTGGAAAGAACTGCGGGCTTTGCAATAAAGTATCCACCTTCAAGCCGGTCGTCAGACACGCCCATGCACAGCCGAAGACCGCCATCACGACCGCCGATGAGATAGCCACCATAGTGCGCAACCCCGACAAGGATTGGTTCGAGATAATGTGGAAAGATGGCTTCAAAGGAAAGTACCCTTACGTGTGGCTACGGGACAATTGCCGCTGCCCGGATTGCTACTACCCGAGTTGCCACCAAAGGTCAGTGCTGATGTACAACATGGATCCCAATGTCAAGCCGGTGACTGAAGAACTTAAGGATGGCGGAAGAGTCTTTGAG GTCAAGTGGACGGACGATCACGTGAGCCCTTTCCCCGCAGAATGGCTAAAGATGCATCGATTCGACAAGACCGACTTTGACCTTGTCCGGAAGATCAAGAAAGTGTCCTGGGGGTCAGAGTTCACCGACAAGATTCCTTCCTTTGACTACAAGGACGTCATCAACGAAGACCAGGCCCTGTATGAATGGATGGAGAGCTTGGTCAAGTGGGGTCTGGTCCTGGTTAGGAACGCTCCACACGATGACATGAATGTCCAGAACATCTGCGACAGGGTTGGCTACGAGCGTTTCACCTGTTACGG ATCGGACTTCAGAGTGGAGAACATCTTTGAATCAAGTAGTCTGGGATTCACCACCGCTGCTCTTGGGCTTCATCTGGACTTGCCCTACTATGATTACCGCCCCGGA GTACAATTCCTGCACTGCTTGCGCCAGTGCGAGGTAAAAGGCGGCGAAAGTCAGTTCGTTGATGCCAAACGAGTTGCAGAGACGCTCAAGGCGGAGGAACCGGAGTGGTACGagtacatgaccaaggtcaaactTGACTTCCGGCTCCTTGGGATCGACTATATCGACTCGCATCTTCAGCATGCAAGGAACTTGATAGA ACTTGATGAGAATGGCGACTTCAGTACTCTGGCCTACAATGACCAAACTCGATCACCTTACATGAATGTCCCCGTGGAAGAAGTAAGCAAGATCTACAAAGCTTTGAAGAAGTTCAACGACTTCCTCTACAGAAAGGAAAACTTCATCGACTACAAACTCCAGCCAG gTGAAATCGTCGCCTTCGACAACAACCGCGTGATGCACGGACGCAGCGCGTACACTGTCAAGTTCGTCGACGGCGAGGACCATTCCAGACTTCTGATTGGTGGATTCCTAGACTGGGATGAAATCCATTCACGCATGCGCCTTGTCGACGAGCGCATGCACGGCACACCGAGGCTGTGA
- the LOC129268729 gene encoding putative 2'-deoxynucleoside 5'-phosphate N-hydrolase 1 → MSRQFLKIYFGRSIRGGQKEEDANVFGFLVRELKKYGEVLTEKFGDDKAIQKEDEVTSDEAIYQADIKLIDQADVMVAEVSNPSIGVGYEIGRAHDGKKKILCLYRPEGAPKKLSAMIRGADGVDNLTVKDYDISDISNILADYFK, encoded by the exons ATGTCTCGACAGTTTCTAAAGATCTACTTCGGACGCAGTATCAGGGGTGGGCAGAAGGAGGAGGATGCTAATGTCTTCGGTTTCCTCGTTCGGGAACTCAAGAAATACGGTGAAGTCCTGACAGAGAAATTTGGAGACGATAAGGCAATACAGAAGGAAGATGAAG TTACATCTGATGAAGCAATTTACCAAGCTGACATCAAACTTATCGACCAGGCGGATG TTATGGTAGCAGAAGTTAGCAATCCTTCGATTGGTGTCGGTTACGAGATAGGAAGGGCGCACGATGGGAAAAAGAAGATACTCTGTCTATACAGACCCGAAGGTGCTCCAAAAA AGCTTTCTGCGATGATCCGTGGAGCAGATGGGGTCGATAATCTCACCGTCAAGGATTATGATATATCAGACATATCGAACATCCTGGCAGATTACTTCAAATAA